One genomic window of Stigmatopora nigra isolate UIUO_SnigA chromosome 13, RoL_Snig_1.1, whole genome shotgun sequence includes the following:
- the vgll2b gene encoding transcription cofactor vestigial-like protein 2b, producing MSCLDVMYPAYGHYASYAANTPAFINTRQTPSGVISASPPCRDFMDTPRGAEGMSAVQGTVSGSATSSSSSASSSSSSSSSSYTPAAPRADEGPKDKQEGPEAEYLSSRCVLFTYYQGDISSVVDEHFSRALSSYMDGEGKRRASEQQVAGSPETPSPSSRRSFPPSFWDSNYSSPQSRAHCDTAAPSYSMDPYASGLHPGLPHAHPHSHAHPHAHPHPAESWGYTQAQAYGPPRPLHELYSPSALEPHYGPLLMPAVRPAHLSTLPSHYEVSKLEPTPTWPGLLPPGDVGQTLALNMDAGLQQHKKGKELYWF from the exons ACTCCTTCTGGTGTGATCAGCGCCTCACCTCCGTGCCGGGATTTTATGGACACTCCCAGGGGTGCTGAGGGAATGTCCGCCGTCCAGGGCACCGTAAGCGGATCGGCGACCTCGTCCTCTTCGTCGGCgtcatcttcttcttcctcctcctcttcctcctacACGCCGGCTGCCCCGCGGGCGGACGAGGGCCCCAAGGACAAGCAGGAGGGCCCCGAGGCCGAATATCTCAGCTCACGCTGCGTGCTCTTCACCTACTACCAGGGGGATATCAGCAGCGTGGTGGACGAGCACTTCTCGCGGGCGCTGAGCTCGTACATGGACGGGGAAGGGAAGAGGCGGGCATCGGAGCAACAGGTCGCTGGTAGCCCAG AAACCCCTTCGCCAAGCAGCCGCCGAAGTTTCCCTCCATCCTTCTGGGACAGTAACTACTCGTCGCCTCAAAGTCGCGCACACTGCGACACAGCGGCGCCTTCCTATTCCATGGACCCCTACGCATCAGGGCTACACCCCGGCCTGCCCCACGCGCACCCACACTCGCACGCCCACCCTCACGCCCACCCTCACCCAGCAGAGAGCTGGGGATACACCCAGGCTCAGGCCTACGGACCCCCAAGGCCTCTCCATGAACTGTACTCGCCCTCTGCTCTGGAGCCCCACTACGGGCCTCTGCTCATGCCCGCCGTTCGGCCGGCCCACCTGTCCACTTTGCCCAGCCACTACGAAGTAAGCAAGTTGGAGCCCACGCCCACCTGGCCGGGCCTGCTCCCCCCGGGGGATGTCGGCCAGACGCTAGCCCTCAACATGGATGCGG GCTTGCAGCAGCACAAGAAAGGCAAGGAGCTCTACTGGTTCTAA
- the ctsl.1 gene encoding cathepsin L.1 gives MKLVLLAAALLAVASCASISLEDLEFHAWKLKFGKSYSSPMEESERKIIWLRNRRLVLVHNILADQGIKSYRLGMTFFADLENKEYKQMVSGGCLRNFNASIPSGGSTFLPLPLEADLPQNVDWRKKGYVTGVKDQKQCGSCWAFSTTGSLEGQTFRKTGKLVSLSEQQLVDCSGKYGNMGCMGGLMDQAFQYIQQNGGIDKEESYPYEAEGGKCRFDAANIGATCSGFVDVKKGDEGGLKEAVATVGPVSVAIDASQESFQLYESGVYDEPECSSSELDHGVLAVGYGTDNGRDYWLVKNSWGSQWGDKGYIRMSRNKRNQCGIATSASYPLV, from the exons ATGAAGCTTGTGCTGTTGGCGGCTGCATTACTGGCTGTGGCCAGTTGTGCCAGCATTTCTCTGGAGGATCTGGAGTTTCATGCATGGAAGCTAAAATTTG GGAAATCCTACAGCTCGCCAATGGAAGAGTCTGAACGTAAGATCATCTGGCTTAGAAATCGTCGCCTGGTCCTCGTACACAACATCCTGGCAGACCAGGGCATAAAGTCCTACCGTCTTGGTATGACCTTCTTTGCTGATCTG GAAAACAAGGAGTACAAGCAAATGGTTTCTGGTGGATGTCTGCGTAACTTCAACGCTTCCATCCCTAGCGGTGGTTCGACGTTCCTGCCACTACCGTTGGAAGCTGACCTACCACAAAATGTGGACTGGAGGAAGAAGGGCTACGTCACTGGAGTTAAAGATCAGAAGCAGTGCGGCTCTTGTTGGGCCTTTAGCACA ACAGGGTCTTTGGAGGGTCAGACCTTCAGGAAGACCGGCAAGCTGGTGTCTTTGAGCGAACAGCAGTTGGTTGACTGCTCTGGCAAATATGGCAATATGGGCTGCATGGGCGGCCTCATGGATCAAGCCTTCCAATACATCCAGCAAAACGGGGGAATTGACAAGGAGGAGTCCTATCCTTATGAGGCTGAG ggtggAAAGTGTCGTTTCGACGCAGCCAACATTGGAGCCACTTGCAGTGGTTTCGTTGACGTGAAAAAAGGAGACGAAGGCGGCCTGAAGGAGGCCGTGGCTACGGTTGGACCTGTATCAGTCGCCATTGATGCGTCGCAAGAATCCTTCCAGCTTTATGAATCAG GCGTGTACGACGAGCCCGAGTGTAGCAGTTCTGAGTTGGATCACGGTGTTCTGGCTGTAGGCTACGGCACTGATAATGGACGGGACTACTGGCTGGTGAAGAACAG TTGGGGTTCACAGTGGGGAGACAAAGGCTACATCAGGATGAGCAGGAACAAGCGCAACCAGTGTGGGATTGCTACTTCGGCCAGCTATCCATTAGTTTGA